TACCAACATGAAAACGAAGCAAGCTTAAGAGGTGAAAATAACGTGAGCCTTATAAAATAATGCATCAGCTATTTCCGGTCTTTCTTGCTCATAACTACCTGAAAATTAGGCAAATTTTAAGAGGTGAAAATAACGTGAGCCTTATAAAATATTACATTGTCACCGAAAACAACTTTGCGCAAATTCTTTACGGTACATATGATAGCATTTATGTTATTGTGAATAATTTCtgttcataaacatttttttctatttttgttcccttgacgggtttttaaatatttgaaaacgtttgagaattgcaaaaagtttCTATTCCCAAAACAGAAATTTGTTTAGTACaactctaaatatttttgtgacttggaatttcttttaatttattaataattttgagcatttttctcttctttttttctttttcttcttcttcttcttgtcagCAAGGTCCCCACtggcctcgccatggttgggcgacaCGACCTCGGCCAGCCAAGCGATGCCAACCTTGCGGTAGCTAGGTGAGGCTCAGGGAGACTTCGCCGGTGATCGGCAAGCTTGGGGCAACCTTGCCTAGCCAATGGTCAACCATCACCAAGGCTGGCAACCGGTTATGGGgagaaaaggaggaagagaaaaaaaaaatgtttgtttcttgagttattctccaaaacaaaaagtagtttttttcttgttcttccaaatttgttcccaggaataaaACCTAtacaaacggatttttgttctatttttgttttgagaaactaaaaactaaaaaatgaaaaagaaaaatataaacgttaccaaacgcgtccttaGTAACTCCTAGTGAGTGGACTCCTCTCGCAATGCATACATTTAAGCCGATATTTTGACCTCACTTCCGACTCTTCCTTTACTTAGCGGAAACTATTAATGtagaaatgaaaattgatattttgagttttttcagaaattgattCAAATTTTAATGAATCTGTTGCTTTAATTCGTCGCCACCCGAGTAGGAAAAAGGCTTTCGATTGATGTTCGAGACAGATCTATTTACAATTCCACAATGATCCGACGAATTCTCAGAAGAACCATTCTTCGGTAGATCGTAGAAAATTAGAAATGGACTTGCGCTGATGCGAGCTTGCTGCCCAAGGCACAGTTGGGCAAAGCTactatttataatttatgtAATTAGTATCGTCTCAATCATTAATTATGGAAGCCTTATCTTGAGCCTCCTTAatcaattagattttttttttgtttataacaATAGATATGGGcttgatttttatattatctatgagaaagagaagtaatgaataaaaaaagcaaGATTATAGAAAAACCAATCGGTAATGTAGTTGaatgaaaattataaagttCTACTtttattagattaaaaaaaaaaggaatttatttGCCTAAAGAATAAGGGGTGGACCAATCGTGCTACAAAGCCAAACAATTGTGCAATGAACAATTAATGTCATTGTCTCTAAAGTCTCTTTCTtgtttgattgagattgaaaaCAAAATCGATGGTGAATTTGTCATTGTCCGCAGGCCCTTTTCACAGCTCCTTACCAAGGATTCTCTAAGAGTAAGAGATACAAGCAAACCTAGAATGAGACAGCTTCCTTTACTCATGTCATTTTTTCTAGTctttcgtttatttttattttttttttttgccgaaaaaaatttcatacttATCTTCACTTCAAAACTCCGGCCCTTTTTTGGTTGCCGGAGATATGCCCACCGTCGTTCGGCAGGCTTGGGCAGAGATTTTTGCTCATTGGACTCGATTCGACTGGATAAGATTTGggcaaatttcaaaaatggttTTTCATTAAAGCTCCAACCAGGCTTGACTAGACAAGCTCAATTCTGACATTTTACGTGGACCCTTTAAATGTCACGGCAAGTCCTGATGTCAAGTCTAATCAAAACCCAATTATCCATATCGCAAAATTCCAGTAGATCCAACCCCGGTCCACCTGCGGTTCACCTCTAAAAAGTAAATGTAGATGGCCTCCCACATACCTTTCTCAATATGGAGTCGTTTCTAGATCAATTTAATGCGCCAACAATGTCATTGAATTCTCCTGCCTTTCCGGCTAAAAACAGAAAGTGATCTCTCTCCATCGAACCTATGCTTTTCCCGTAGAAAAACACGAACGCATTAGGGTTTTCTTTCtgaaccaaagaaaaataaaaaaaaaagttatgagcCTCGAGGTCCCCCACCAAGCATTCCTCCACAACTCATCTTTTGCTAATATACCAAGAAAAAGGCCAAAGGGTGAAGAAGCTATAGTCGCGTTGACTTCTCAAGGCCCATATGTTCTCGAGAAAGAATAATTGTGCACGAGCAAATCGTTGGTGCTCGACTCATGAATTCTCTATGGTTTTTTGAGTTCCCATCCGTCGATTCGGATTAGGAGAGGCCAAGGAAGACACggcaaaagtaaaaatttggtAGTTGTTGGGAGCTCTTAGTCGGCAAAGATAGAGTTCAACGAGATGACTGAACAATCGCCGGCGACTAGGACAAAGAGAAATTACTGAGTTCCGAGACACGGGGATCGATGAATAAAGCTCGGTTCGATCAACAATAGGGCCTCGGAAATGGGTCCGATAATCTCGGGTGCAATTCGCTCGGGTATGCTGATAATGTCCTCCGGAGATCATGTTGCAATAGAGCCGTAGATGACGGAGGCCATTGAATACGAAGGATGGGCTGTCGTAACCATCGGGAAGTGGAGCCAGGAGCCGCAGAAGCAAACCGTCGTCGTTGGGTTTGCTCGGTAATCATTCGTAAATGGACGTCGGTGAATTTTAAGAGTCGGGTCGTATATATgtgcttttctcctttttttaaaCCGTTGGCGATCATCAATAGTAATAGAAATATCGATATGGGATTTGTAACGTGACGTGGACTGGTCAACCAATCAATGAACGAGCATCAGCAGCGCTGTGGCGAGGCCCTCGTAATCAATGAACGGTCCTGACATCAGGACTTCCAATGCATGGCTTCAGAAAAGCAAAGCAGAAGAGACAAGTGTTTACTGATGGGCCCCACTTTCACCTGTTCCGCCCTCCTAAATTAACCAATCCGCAACCGCAACGGGAGGCCCACCTGCAGACTCGGACCCATGAACCGCGCGACACGTTAAACCGAGGAGTAGGAGAGTGAACCCCACCATCATCGTGCCCTGCATCTCCGCAATGGCGACTTCGGCGAAGAAACCCGCCCCGTCCTCGCCGGAGATGCCCTGGAAGAcccgcgtcgccgtcgccgtcatcAGCCGCGTCACCGACCTCTGCTGCCGCTCCGACGGCACCGTCAACCGACGCCTCCTCGGCTTCCTCAACTTCAAGTCCCCTCCCAACCCCGACCCCGTCCGCGGCGTCTCCTCCTCCGACGTCACCGTCGACCCCTCCCGCCCCCTCTGGTTCCGCGTCTTCGCCCCCTCCGCCCCGGCCTCCCCGCTGCTTCCCTCCCCGTCCTCGTCTTCTTCCACGGCGGCGGCTTCTGCTACCTCGGCGCCGCCTCCTCGGCCTACGACGCCGTCTGCCGCCGCTTCGCCCGCAAGCTCCCCGCCGTCGTCGTCTCCGTCGACTACCGCCTCGCCCCCGAGCACCGCTTCCCCTCCCAGTACGACGATGGCTTCGACGTCCTCCGCTTCCTCGACGAGACCCCCTCCGCCCTGCCCCCGTCGCCGACGTCTCCAAGTGCTTCCTCGCCGGGGACAGCGCCGGGGCCAATATCGCGCACCACGTGGCTGTGAGGGCCTCCCTGCCGGAGCGGAAGCTCGCGAGGGTCCGATTGGTGGGGCTGGTGGCGATCCAGCCCTTCTTCGGGGGTGCGGAGCGGACGGAATCGGAGATCCGGCTGACGGGAGCGCCGCTGGTGTCGGTGCCCCGGACGGACTGGTGCTGGAGGGCGTTCTTGCCGGAGGGAGCCGACCGGGACCACGGGGCGGTGAACGTGAGCGGGCCGAACGCGGCGGACGTGGCGGGGCTGGAGGAATTCCCGGCGACGGTGGTGTTCGTCGGGGTTCGACCCACTGAGGGACTGGCAGAAGAGGTACTGCGAGTGGCTGAGGAAGTCCGGCAAGGCGGCCGAGCTGGTGGAGTTCCCGACCATGTTCCACGCCTTCTACATATTCCCGGAGGTGGCCCAGTCCACCCAGTTGATCCTCAAGGTCAAGGATTTCGTCCACAACCTCCTCTCCACAGAATAAATCTTTGTTAATCTATTCAGAAATCATTGCTAGGAGTTGTGTTGTTTACGGTCGAGGCTATAGGTTCCCGACCTGAAACCAGGAAACCGACCTCTAAAATTTAGAACCAGGAACCAGATCGGGCGGTTCGAGGGCGGCTGGTTCCTGTCTGGTTTCCGGTGGTAGAAAAGCATAGGTCTTAGGACTTGTTGTTTTTCTATGTATGGTCCGCCTGGGCACCAATGGCGATGTAATAAACCAGAATTTGTTTTGTTGGATGATGCAGTGGTTTTTGACCTCTCGTCAGCTCCCTTTTTGCTTATGCCAACAATTACCCTCCTTTAATCCGtcattaattttacaaaattaattttagatgtAAAATTCCAGTAGCATAAATGTTCTTCTTCACTCGAGTCGGTCGCCATGGAGGTGCACGATATTTGATTTGAATGGACGAATATGGTGCAGCGTGCTTCCCGGGCGTGCTTGCCGGAATATGTCATCACGTTGAGGGCAAATTCTGCATTTCTCTAATCATGCATGTGAATTCCCCTGTTTTCACTTGTTCTCCTCTTTGATTAGACGAAACGAACTTTGAACGAATATACTCATGAATCCGAAGCCCTTGCTTTGTCCTGGGTTTCCATCAAAAGCTAACCCTGAAAATCGACTCGACCCTGCGTGTTACCCGAATCGGTGATGAAGCAAAAGGACGGCACGAAATCGATCGAGATGCAGAGAGTTATTTTCCGGACAAATTGATGATCTAGTAAGGGCGTGGAATCTTgtaagttggattttttttctggCCGAATAAAGGGTCTTTTGGCATGTTTGATGCGGACAGAGATGATAAGACCAGAGATAGGCTCAGGGAATGTGTACTGATTCGGTTTCAGCAGCAACAATTTCTCCTTGAAAAACTCCGCAAACCCGACCGTAATCATCTCTCCACAAAACAAATCTTTTTAATCTATTGAGAAATCATTGTTAGGAAATGTGTTGATTAGAGTCGGGGCAATCGGATCCTGACCTGAAACCTGGAAACTAACCTCAAAGATCAGAACCAGGAAACGGATTGGGTGGTTCTAGGGCAGCCGGTTCCAGTcggattttgtctttttccgTATCGCCTACGTGGGCAGTGATGGCGATTAAATAAACTATAGTTTGTTTCGTTAGATGATGTAGTGGTTTGATTTCTCGTCAGCTCCCTTTTTTCTCATGCCACTAATTACCCTCCTCTAATTCATcattaattttgtaaaattactTTGAGATGTAATTTAGGTTGTGCCGACACATTCTAGAAGTTTCCGTGTCATGTCAGACACCCCGACACATGtcggacacgctcggacacgcttCGACAGGTGATCAACGCGTACACGTGATAAACTCTTTTGGCATCGTTCGGACACGCGTGTCCGAAATTATGAGAGGTGTCGGTTTCCAAGGCAAGCATGCAAGTGCGAAGGTCGTTGAAGAGGTGATGGAGTGGAGGCGAGGATCACAAGCGACAACAAGGCTATGACTGGAAGGGAGGGCCAGAGGAAGAGCGACCCGAGAGCCGCGACTGCGATGCCACCATGGAGGGCTGGAGGCTGTGGCTACGACTACAGTTGCGAAGGAGGGAGGACCAGAGGCGAGCAATTCCAAGaggggaaaatgtcacaaatagtccCTATATTTTCACTCCATGTCTAATTTCGTCACCGAACTTTCgattggctcaatttggtctgactattgataaaatgtccgatttagtccttgaactttcgaatggctcaatttggtcctaaactattaataaaatgtccgatctagtccacaactttcgatcggctcaagttggtccctgaactatgatgaaatgtccgatctagtccttcattactattttctttttcttttttcccttttttccttttttttttcctttttttcccttttttttttttcctttttttcccttttttttttttcgctttcccTCTgcggagccggcggagggcggcgtccggcgaggagccctcgcccggatcggcggGCCCCTCGCGGCGTCCCTCGCAGCGGGCGAGGGCtctccctcgccggcgtcggcgagggctctccctcgcggatccggcgaggggccctcctcgccggcgtcggcgagggctcTCCTCGCGGATCGGCGAGGGGCCCACCTCGCCGGCGTCTGCGCGGGCTctcctcgccggatctgcgaggGAGAGTCCCGCCCGCTTGCGAGGGACGCCGCGAGgggccctcgccctcgccctcgcccgacgccggcgagggctctCCCTCGCGACGCCGACGGAGGCGGCCCCTCGCCGAGATCTGCGAGGagagcccctcgccggcgtcgggcgagggctccctcgcaAGATCGGCGAGGgcccctcgccctcgcccgacgcccgGCAAGGGGCTCTCCCTCGCCGACACACGGCGGGACGGCCCCTCGCCCGTCTGCGAGGGagagcccctcgccggcgtcgggcgagggctcccctcgcaaGATCGGCGAGGACTCGCCGCTGCGAGGGACGCCGACGAGGGGTCCTCGCCGAtcggcgaggggctccctccgGACGCCCTCCCGGCCCTCATGCTCAGGCGAGGGAAagcgttaaaaaaaaaaaaaaaaaaaaaaggaaaaaagggaaaaaaaaaaaaaggaagaaaataaatagtaacgaaggactagatcggacatttcatCATAGTTAAGGACCAACTTGAGCGATCGAAAGTTCggggactagatcggacattttattaatagtttagggactaaattgagcCATTCGAAAATTCATGGACTAGATCGACATTTTATCGATAGTTCGAGAGATCAAATGAGCCAATCAAAGTTCGCCAGTGAAATGGACATTGAGTGAAAATATAGggactatttgtgacattttcccttccAAGAGAGCAAAGATCACGAAGAAGAGTCGTGGGAGGAGGAGTCATTGGCTACTAGGGTTTTCAAGCTTGCTTCTATTTTAGTTTTAGGCTTTTAacaagaaaagtagaaaaaataaattaaaagtaggGGTTTTGATGGGACTTGGCATGAAGGGGGTAGGTGGAGTgtgatttgaattttcaagaaaggaACTGACAAATTGTGAAGGGAAAGGAACGCGGGACAAAGAGGATGAAATAAATGGGTGggggactttttttttgggtcaaaaaataaaagcattaaaataatttttttttggaggataGGGGttggtaaaataaaataagggaTATGTTTagcaaaaattctaaaacttatcaagaaagtacaatcaagtcctaaaacttatcaaattgattcaatttagtcctaaaattaacaCAGTCAAGAAAGTTAATGGAAATTGCTTTGACGTGACACCGAGGttacattttaaatgatttttttatatggtttttttaattttttattcaaaatctttaaaaattaaattaaaaactaaaaaggaaaagctaaatttatttagaaaaacaaaactattccaaaaaaaaaaggccggAGCTTCCATCTCCGGAGGGGAGCCGGCGACGGTCGGCCCTAGGTGGGTGGTCGGCCCTCAcccggcgagcctcgtcggccccgGGTGAGGGACGGCCACCCTCGCCGGCTCGGGTGAGGACGCCCGGATCCGGGCACACCGGCCCTCGCGAGGGCCAACAACCATCGCCCCTCCTAGTCGAGGCCTcaccggccctcgcctagggtcGGTGATGCTCGCCCCGGATCGGGCGAGCAAGCGTCGTCCGACAAGGCCCCTGTCGAACGGGTCCGAGGGGGAGGAGCAACCGCAGCTCAACGAGCCGGTCAACAAGGAGGACAAGGAGGAGCTCGAGGCCGTCGCTCACTTCGCCAGCTCTACTGACGAGGATGACGCCGCCCCCGTAGCCAACGACAACGCCGACGAAAatggcgaggccgaggaggaggaggactaTGAGGTTCGGTTGCTCGGCGCCCAAATGCTGGGCGAGCATCGCCGAccccgggcgagggccggcaaGGTCTCGCCCGGGCGGCGTTGGTCGCCGGCCCCCATGAGGGCCGGcatgcctagatctaggcgtcCTCGTCCGACTCCGGCGGGGTGGTCGGCCCTCACACaggggccgacgaggcctcgcccagcgagggccgacgaggcctcgcccaagcGAGGCCGACCACCCCCGTCGCCACCCCTTCGGCAATGGAAAGctctaacctttttttttttttaacaattttattttttaaataaatttagcttttcctttttaatttttaatctaatttttaaagattttgaataaaaataagttaaaaaaaccatataaaaaaatcatttaaaatgtgACGTCGGTGTCACGTCGGCAATTTTCGTTAACTTTCTTGACGGTATTAactttagaacttaattgaacaaacttgacaagttttaggacttgattgcatttttgtaagttttagaactcaattgcacttcctgataagttttatgacttaaacCTGAACatatcccaaaaaataaaataaatgagattaaaaagtgatttcgaaaaataaaaatattgaatgttaaataatactaataaattttgattattatagAATATCgtaaatttattcaaataagTTCATTTTAATCTCTTgttaattattagtttcatcaatatttttgttaaagttagcattttatttatttatttataaatttgaatcaaattaattaaaaataaaaatattcatttaatatactgACGTGTCTCGGCGtgtcgaattttttatttttaagaaatgaggTGTCGGCATGTTGCGTCGCGTGTCGGTGCAACCTAGGATGTAATTCCGGGAGCACGGCAGTCTCGTTCATGCGAGTCAGATCGCCGTGGAGTTGCTCCATAATTGACTTGAATGGACGAGTATGGCGCGGCGTGCTCTCGGGTGCGCCCACCCGAGAGAATCCCCTGGTTTCACTTGTTTTCCTCTTTGATTAAACGAAATGAACTGCTGAGTCAATTGTCGTGAACATGTGAATGCCTTGCCTTGGCCTGGGATTCATCAAGCTAACCCCGAAAATCGACTCAGACTCCGTGTGTAACCCGAATTAATGGTGAAGCAAAGGGCGGCACGGAATAAATGGCGCAGAGCGATTTTCCCGACAAATTGATGATCTATGAGGCGGTTGGAATTTGTTGGCTGACTATAAAAGGGTCGTTTAGCATGTTGTATGCAGACAAAGATGATATTTTGGTTTCAGCTGCAGCAATTTCTCCACAAAACCTCCGAGAATCCAGAGCTGATTCAACTTTTGCCTGAACCAGCCTGCGCGCTGTTGTCTTTCGATCCCTTTTCATGGAGAGATGAAGGCTTCAATTCCCACTTCTTAGAGGTTCAGGTATGGACAATTTAATATCATGTGTGGATTTCAACTCCGATCTTCTGCTAGGAGGTTgagcaaaagcaaaagtttgAGTGAAAAATAGAGTAGAAATACGGTAAGGccgtcaatatatatatatatatatatatatatatatatatatatatatatatatatataaaaggagCAAAACTCCCCATATCCAGAATGTTTCTAGCAAACAGATGGTAGTCACTGAGGAAAACCATGAGAATGAAGATTGATTAAGCAAGCGATCTCTTCATTTCCAAAGGCAAGCCATCCCCCTATTTCCTAACAGAGAACGGAACAGCAAAGTCAAATAAAGAACTGGAAAGaacattttatttgaattcttaTAGGGAATAGAACACTGTTGCAACGTAACGTACGGATTATTAGGTTGTGAAGGAATAGATGCGAAATGGCTATTttcaatttccaattcaagTAATGCGGTTGCTATTACATTGAGTTGCAAAAAGTTATAGAAAATAACACTTTAAAAAAGCTTAAAAGGAAAGAGGATCGGAGTATTTTCGGAAAAGTTATTACAACTCAATCATGACGGGTGATATATAAAGTCTAGTTATCTGGGCTATAGCTATTAATGTGAACAAACGCTCTCAGAGGGAAGTAGTAGTCATTAATTGATGCAGCCGGAAGTGCAAGTAATTGATGGTAGATGAGAACCTATGAGTCAACTTATTCAGTTTGGCTCACGGATGTTGACCTTAACTCGGAAGCTGTTGTCCTAGCGTCGATAGACCTGATTGACGGTTGGGTGGCCAGCTAGGCGTGCCCAAATCTCGTGCAGCTGAGATGGGCCAGACCAAGCCCAATTATATATGTACATAGACATATCGATCGAGATGCGCATGTTTATTTTCCTCACAAATTGATGATCTATGAAGCACTTGGAATCCGTTGtactttttctttggctgacAATAAAGGGTCTTTTAGCATGTTGTACGCAGACAAAAGATGATAATACCAGAGATGGGTTCAGTGACTGGGTACTGATTAGGTTTCAGCTGCGGCAATTTCTACCTGAAAACTACGCAAACCTGGAGCTGCTTCACCATTGCGCGAGCCAACCTGCACGCTGTTGTCTTTCGATCGATTTCTACTTCACATTCTAGAAAAGACAACCATTGGTAAAAGAGCTAATTTTGTAAAAGCCAAAACTTCTTATAACCAGAATGATCTACGCGACCACAGCTAATCTAATGTACAAAGCAGGTTCTCCTACATGATCATCAGCAACATAGATGAATCCCTCGCGCATGTCCCTAGTTTGTATATAATAGGAAGCAAATTCTCTGTACAGCAACTCAAGCCGGTCTTGTTTTGATTTTCTGTTTGATGAGACTTCTCCCAATTCAGGAATGCAATCCCTGCACATGATACTCAAGACAATAAGGATCAAAAGGCCTGAACACTCCGTTTGCCCATCAGCAAATTTTCTTCAGTTGCTCTGTGCCTGTTCTGTCAAAATAGAGAGAAATCTGGGAATGTGAATTCGCTCGTTTTAATGCCCACCCGATCTCCAAATTAAACCCTCTTGCTGTCCATAGCTTCCTTGAGTTTTCTTCCAAGTGCATATGCCAGCGGTGGCGGAACAGCATTACCAATCTGCCTGTGCCTGTGCTGAATGTGTCCAGCAAACAGATAGGAGTCACGGAAGCCCTGCATTGACAATACATTAAAATTAGACATTCATACAGCTACCATTAAGAGTAAATAACTGCCTTTTGGTATGCATGATTCCATCAACTACCATCGCAAGTAACATATGCAGAAGTAGTAATGCCATATAGCAGTTCAAGAGTCGAGAGTACTACAGTGTGAACCATTACCTAAGTGAAAAGTCACCTTTAATGCAAGCTCTTGCCTAATTGAGAATAGAATTATGGTCTATTAGACTGTAATTCACCTTTAATGCAATCTCTTGCCTAATTGAGAATAGAATTATGGTCTATTAGACTGTAATCCATGGTCTAAAAAATACAATGCAATTCATACAGAACATTTTTTGACTAGGTGTGAACAGGATACCTGCAAGAATCATACAATAATGAGAATTCATATACGATCAAATTAGATCCATAGTCAGGGCACAATTCCCAACAAGATGCTATTCAAGGTCTTAATGGTTTTGTCATTTTAGTAGTAGGGCAATCTTGTCGCGAATTTATTACTCCAAGAGTCTGAACATCCAAATCATATTCAATTCTAGATTCAGTTCACTGATTGAACAGCCTGCGCAACTTGTTTGCCATGCCAAACCTATTGAACCAGATGCCCTTAACCCTTGCTAACTTGCTGAAGGAGAAGTTCTTTCTCAATAAACGttcaaaagaatgaagatatagcTTATGAATTTACATCACCAAAATCCTCGACAAAATCACCCCAGAATCAAACAGGAAGTCACACAAGTAGACAGAGAGGAGGGAGATGAGAAAATTACAATTTGAGAAGTTCAAGTTTCATCCATCAGCAAAAATTAGTTTGTCATTAGGAAAATACATAGCACATCATCCCACATTGAATtcaatattaattatttatctctGCAAGCCTCTGTAATTTGTTAGTTTATGCAGTTCACAATTCTGGTAACTAGCATTCCACTGGACGATTTAGATGATAACTTGACAATCATAAATCtaagatataaaaaataaaacagaagcAAATTAGCATTGGCTACCCAAAGTACATAAAAGTGATAAGGGAAAGGAGTGTCACCCTTTTTAAACCCATGCATCAATCAATTTTTTGCGTTGAGTGAGATTGAACAATCTCTGTAAATTTGGTTCAAAGCTCAATATatacttaccttttaccaaaaaaaaaaaaaacaatctctGTGGATTGTTAAATTTGTCCTTAATTCCACATTCCACTGTGGTGTTTACATAAAATGGTTCCTTTTTATGCAGTCCCCTTTCAAGTAACATTAACAAGACAACTCAGTTTTGTATCCATACACCAGA
Above is a window of Eucalyptus grandis isolate ANBG69807.140 chromosome 9, ASM1654582v1, whole genome shotgun sequence DNA encoding:
- the LOC104420066 gene encoding LOW QUALITY PROTEIN: probable carboxylesterase 18 (The sequence of the model RefSeq protein was modified relative to this genomic sequence to represent the inferred CDS: inserted 3 bases in 2 codons; deleted 2 bases in 1 codon), whose amino-acid sequence is MATSAKKPAPSSPEMPWKTRVAVAVISRVTDLCCRSDGTVNRRLLGFLNFKSPPNPDPVRGVSSSDVTVDPSRPLWFRVFAPSAPASAASLPVLVFFHGGGFCYLGAASSAYDAVCRRFARKLPAVVVSVDYRLAPEHRFPSQYDDGFDVLRFLDETPSALPPXADVSKCFLAGDSAGANIAHHVAVRASLPERKLARVRLVGLVAIQPFFGGAERTESEIRLTGAPLVSVPRTDWCWRAFLPEGADRDHGAVNVSGPNAADVAGLEEFPATVVFVXGFDPLRDWQKRYCEWLRKSGKAAELVEFPTMFHAFYIFPEVAQSTQLILKVKDFVHNLLSTE